TCTGCAGGCCGATAATATCGGCGCGCAGGCAATTTCCCAGAATCATGCCGCAGATCGGGACCAGATACTGGGCCTGCAGCGCCGCCTCGCGCTGGAGGATGAAAAAAACGAAAAACAACAACGGCACCAGAGTGCCGACCAACAACGCCACAAAAAGCCCCCCGGCCAGACGCTTGAGATGCAGATGGCAGCCCTGGGCAATCGAGACATCCGCAACCAGAACCATGATCAGCACCCAGGCCGCCGTCACCCAAAGGCTGTTCAAGGTAAACACAAACTGCAGATAAAAGCCGACGAACAGCAGTTGCAGGGTCATCCGTATCACCGCCAGCAAGGCTTCACCGAAGAGGGGGATCCGTAGCCAGAGGATTACACCCAAGGGGATGATCAGGAGCAGATAACTGATCGCCAGATGTGCCGTGCTGATATCCAGTGTCGTCATACGGTCTCCGGGGCTGTCGATCGCAGCTCAAGCGTTGCGGCGGAAAACCCGGCCCACTCACGCTCATGCGAAACGGCAAGAATTGTCAAATCTCGG
Above is a genomic segment from Geopsychrobacter electrodiphilus DSM 16401 containing:
- a CDS encoding ABC transporter permease is translated as MTTLDISTAHLAISYLLLIIPLGVILWLRIPLFGEALLAVIRMTLQLLFVGFYLQFVFTLNSLWVTAAWVLIMVLVADVSIAQGCHLHLKRLAGGLFVALLVGTLVPLLFFVFFILQREAALQAQYLVPICGMILGNCLRADIIGLQSFYTGLRKKEKLYQLELSQGASQSEALFPFMREACRAALAPTIATISTIGLVALPGMMTGVILGGGNPMTAIKYQIAIMLAIFSGTALAVVLAIRLTIGRNFNAFGMLDRGLFKS